A portion of the Amyelois transitella isolate CPQ chromosome 2, ilAmyTran1.1, whole genome shotgun sequence genome contains these proteins:
- the LOC106136866 gene encoding calcium channel flower, which yields MSFTDKINMMMSRPGGDNVQKDDVPWWMRYGGRGLGTVGSFFAILFGLLNCTGILYLNVQCLIAGIWQMLAGFLVIVCEAPCCCFFIDYVQTLSDKIDSRPYWNKAVLYCGLAVPPFLMCISVSTFLGSGVIFATGVIYGMMALGRKASREDMISSAANLEAGLGQPTTAPRANLVTNEQPVSFTGAPVTY from the exons atg TCGTTCACCGACAAGATAAACATGATGATGTCCAGGCCGGGGGGCGACAACGTTCAGAAGGATGACGTTCCCTGGTGGATGCGCTACGGTGGACGAGGCCTGGGGACTGTTGGCAGCTTCT TTGCCATACTCTTCGGCCTGCTGAACTGCACCGGCATCCTGTACCTGAACGTGCAGTGCCTCATCGCCGGCATCTGGCAGATGCTGGCCGGGTTCCTGGTGATAGTCTGCGAAGCCCCGTGCTGTTGCTTTTTCATAGACTATGTACAGACCCTCTCCGATAAGATTGACTCTCGGCCTTATTGGAATAAAGCGGTTTTGTATTGCGG ATTGGCCGTGCCTCCCTTCCTGATGTGCATCTCCGTGAGCACGTTCCTCGGCAGCGGCGTCATTTTCGCGACCGGCGTCATCTACGGCATGATGGCGCTCGGCAGAAA AGCCTCAAGAGAGGATATGATATCGTCGGCGGCGAACCTAGAGGCGGGACTGGGCCAGCCGACGACAGCGCCCCGCGCCAACCTCGTCACGAACGAGCAGCCCGTCAGCTTCACCGGAGCGCCCGTCACATACTGA
- the LOC106136849 gene encoding uncharacterized protein LOC106136849: protein MEKELDKVIEEIMSTPNVNGCLVADHQGLCLASKGTAHVDSAGIIVALSDQACKLQPNLKPPTLSLETDKKQCLIQRHGTITGAIFKQKS from the exons ATGGAGAAAGAACTAGACAAAGTAATAGAAGAGATAATGTCAACGCCGAACGTGAACGGATGCTTAGTGGCGGACCATCAGGGCCTGTGTCTGGCATCCAAGGGCACTGCTCACGTTGACTCAGCGGGCATCATCGTGGCCCTATCTGACCAGGCGTGTAAACTGCAGCCTAATCTGAAGCCGCCCACTTTGAGTTTGGAGACCGATAAAAAACAATGCCTCATTCAAAGACATGGAACAATTACTGGCGCGATTTTTAAACAGAAATCATA g